A region of Allocoleopsis franciscana PCC 7113 DNA encodes the following proteins:
- a CDS encoding acyl-CoA thioesterase, translated as MPEQSYTSAQLPPSAEIQNYSLTATTENWFEYLVRAQPHHTDYSGVVWHGAYLAWMEEARVECLRSIGIDYAELVALGCELPVVELSIRYHRSLRMGMAAAVRTRMADMEGVRINWDYQIQSLDGEELYLTARITLVAVDREKGKILRQLPSAVKDALVKLSV; from the coding sequence ATGCCGGAACAATCATATACCTCAGCTCAATTGCCACCCAGTGCCGAAATCCAAAACTATTCTTTAACAGCTACTACAGAGAACTGGTTTGAATATCTGGTGCGGGCACAACCCCATCACACCGATTATTCGGGTGTTGTTTGGCATGGCGCTTACCTAGCCTGGATGGAAGAAGCACGAGTTGAATGCTTGCGCTCAATCGGCATCGATTATGCTGAGTTAGTCGCCTTGGGATGTGAGTTACCGGTTGTCGAACTTTCCATCCGCTATCACCGCTCCCTGCGGATGGGAATGGCAGCCGCTGTTAGAACCCGTATGGCAGATATGGAAGGTGTGCGAATCAATTGGGATTATCAGATTCAATCCCTCGATGGAGAAGAACTCTATTTAACAGCACGTATTACATTAGTTGCCGTTGATCGTGAAAAAGGCAAGATTTTGCGACAATTGCCTTCAGCCGTGAAAGATGCATTGGTGAAGCTTTCCGTATAA
- a CDS encoding sulfite exporter TauE/SafE family protein — MNILEFSLFVWVGAFTAGFLGSLTGLGGGVVIVPLLTSVFSVDIRYAVGASLVSVIATSSGAASTYIKKGFTNLRLGMFLEVATTIGAIIGALIATFVSVKALTIVLAIVLLYSAYLSQQPRIESPDTESSDPFVDHLRLNGTYPTTDGLMSYQVHAVPVGFSVMLVAGVLSGLLGIGSGAFKVLAMDQAMRLPFKVSTTTSNFMIGVTAAASAGVYLARGYIDPGLSMPVMLGVLPGAFLGARVLVGAKTQILRTIFSFVLVVMAFKMVYNSLTGGQ; from the coding sequence TTGAACATCCTGGAATTTTCTCTGTTCGTTTGGGTTGGAGCGTTTACGGCTGGCTTTTTAGGGTCACTCACTGGCTTAGGGGGTGGAGTGGTGATTGTGCCCCTCTTAACTTCAGTGTTTAGTGTTGATATTCGCTACGCTGTTGGCGCTTCCTTAGTCTCTGTTATTGCAACTTCTTCCGGAGCAGCATCGACCTATATTAAGAAGGGGTTTACCAATCTGCGACTGGGAATGTTTTTAGAAGTCGCGACCACAATTGGAGCCATAATCGGTGCATTGATTGCCACCTTTGTTTCGGTTAAAGCCCTCACCATTGTGTTGGCTATTGTCTTACTTTATTCCGCCTATTTGTCACAACAACCGCGAATTGAATCCCCGGATACGGAATCTTCTGACCCTTTCGTGGATCATCTCAGACTGAATGGAACTTATCCCACTACCGATGGATTAATGTCTTATCAGGTTCATGCGGTTCCGGTTGGGTTTAGTGTGATGTTAGTCGCTGGGGTGCTTTCCGGATTACTGGGTATTGGTTCGGGCGCATTTAAGGTGCTGGCAATGGATCAGGCTATGCGTCTGCCCTTTAAAGTTTCCACTACTACTAGCAATTTTATGATAGGTGTAACAGCCGCTGCCTCAGCAGGAGTTTACCTGGCGCGGGGTTACATCGATCCAGGTTTGTCAATGCCGGTGATGTTAGGAGTACTGCCTGGGGCTTTTTTGGGAGCTAGGGTTTTGGTCGGAGCTAAAACTCAGATTTTGAGGACGATTTTCAGTTTTGTCCTCGTGGTAATGGCGTTCAAGATGGTTTACAACAGTCTAACTGGGGGGCAATAG
- a CDS encoding DUF1634 domain-containing protein produces MYPLGKLANEEQVESESNLTPLSSDCTPHNAKSDRHLEEFISNLLKYGVLLASAIVFLGGILYLIRHGTEPADYRFFQGTPSEFCSPEGVLKAVFSGSRRGLIQLGLLILIATPIARVIFSFLVFLRQRDFTYIIVTLCVLMALIYSMIGAYV; encoded by the coding sequence GTGTATCCATTAGGGAAGTTAGCGAATGAGGAACAAGTTGAGAGCGAGAGTAACCTTACCCCTCTATCTAGTGATTGCACGCCGCACAACGCCAAGAGCGATCGCCATTTGGAGGAATTTATCAGTAATTTACTCAAATACGGGGTTCTTCTCGCTAGCGCCATCGTTTTCTTGGGCGGCATTTTGTACTTAATTCGCCACGGGACTGAACCGGCTGACTATCGGTTTTTTCAAGGAACGCCTTCTGAATTTTGTTCTCCAGAGGGTGTGCTGAAAGCGGTTTTTTCTGGAAGTCGGCGTGGCTTAATTCAACTTGGACTACTGATACTGATTGCCACACCGATCGCACGAGTTATATTTTCCTTTTTGGTATTTCTACGACAACGGGATTTTACTTATATTATTGTCACTTTGTGTGTACTCATGGCGCTGATTTACAGCATGATAGGAGCCTATGTTTAG